The following coding sequences lie in one Lolium perenne isolate Kyuss_39 chromosome 2, Kyuss_2.0, whole genome shotgun sequence genomic window:
- the LOC127324195 gene encoding protein MICRORCHIDIA 4, producing MKPRVVKTEAPEDRPAPPPPPATAAARGGGGSAAPPQLIELSSSDSDSDAGAGSKRARLAAEGSGGGKRARVSAAPADVPPGFLDLLPAPPTPTPSPPPSRTATKQFWKAGDYDGKPAGDGEPPPSASGLEHVRVHPKFLHSNATSHKWALGALAELLDNSLDEVRNGATFVNIDMLENSKDKTRMLLVEDNGGGMDPDKLRQCMSLGYSAKSQVANTIGQYGNGFKTSTMRLGADVLVFSRSRGEKGKRPTQSIGMLSYTFLRSTGKEDIVVPMIDYQKNELNWTRQLRSTFTDWNTSLQTIIAWSPYRTEAELLEQFSSIKEQGTRVIIYNLWEDDQGDLELDFDADVNDIQLRGGNRDEKNIEMAKRFPNSKHFLTYRHSLRSYASILYLRVPDAFQMILRGKEIEHHNIVTDMMLKKEVTYRPVATNGLPKDSNMVADVTIGFVKDAKHHVDVQGFNVYHRNRLIKPFWRVWTAAGSGGRGVIGVLEANFIEPAHDKQDFERTTLLARLEARLIQMQKDYWSGNAHRIGYVGARSFRSSETGEENSPEGPLGPQSSPGHSGKGYPKQRNTGKGSSKTNRKLSTPYSIQQAEKSARTKRSTKSILHGLSDTSDDSDSEFVGTPSLRSKAHILNAHRKYFQNGNTSMATPPSNGSAEKERSITKSQLVEQNAGSNGDEHSIDDLETIKQLREENSSLKERLSSVEESMSQELIMEQDKIKSLTERVEDLERQLETANKEQEALIDIFSEERSRRDEEEENLKEKLKEASSTIQELLEKLNAAKKGQKV from the exons ATGAAGCCACGCGTGGTGAAAACCGAAGCGCCCGAGGaccgccccgcgccgccgccgccgccggcgaccgccgcggcccgcggcggcggcggatcggccgccCCCCCGCAGCTGATCGAGCTCAGCAGCAGCGACTCCGACTCCGACGCCGGCGCCGGCTCCAAGAGGGCGCGCCTGGCGGCGGAGGGCAGCGGCGGAGGGAAGCGCGCTAGGGTTTCCGCGGCGCCCGCGGACGTGCCGCCGGGCTTCCTCGATCTGCTGCCCGCGCCCCCCACGCCCACGCCCTCGCCGCCGCCCTCGAGGACCGCCACCAAGCAGTTCTGGAAGGCCGGGGACTACGACGGGAAGCCCGCCGGGGATGGGGAGCCGCCGCCTTCTG CATCTGGTCTGGAACATGTCCGTGTACATCCTAAATTCTTGCACTCAAATGCGACAAGCCACAAGTGGGCGCTAGGGG CTTTGGCTGAGCTTCTGGACAACTCGCTCGATGAA GTTAGAAATGGAGCTACCTTTGTGAATATTGACATGTTAGAGAACAGTAAAGACAAAACAAGAATGCTCCTTGTCGAAG ATAATGGTGGTGGAATGGACCCTGATAAATTGCGGCAGTGCATGTCCTTGGGTTATTCAGCCAAGAGCCAAGTTGCAAATACCATCGGACAAT ATGGAAATGGTTTCAAGACAAGTACAATGAGACTTGGTGCTGATGTTCTAGTCTTCTCCCGTAGTCGTGGAGAAAAAGGCAAAAG GCCTACACAAAGCATTGGCATGCTATCCTATACCTTTCTGAGGAGCACCGGTAAAGAGGATATTGTTGTTCCAATG ATTGATTATCAAAAAAATGAGCTGAATTGGACAAGACAGCTGCGGAGTACATTTACTGATTGGAATACAAGCCTACAGACTATCATTGCATGGTCGCCCTATAGAACTGAAGCAGAATTACTTGAACAG TTTAGTTCTATAAAGGAACAGGGGACTCGAGTTATCATTTACAATCTTtgggaagatgaccaaggagatttgGAGCTTGATTTTGATGCTGATGTAAAT GATATTCAACTCAGAGGTGGTAACCGTGATGAGAAGAATATCGAGATGGCAAAGCGTTTTCCAAACTCCAAGCACTTCCTCACATATAGGCATTCATTGAGG AGTTATGCATCTATCTTGTATCTTAGAGTTCCAGATGCTTTCCAAATGATATTACGTGGAAAAGAGATTGAGCACCATAACATTGTGACTGACATGATGCTGAAGAAAGAGGTTACATACAGGCCGGTTGCAACTAATGGActtccaaaagattcaaat ATGGTAGCTGATGTGACAATTGGCTTTGTAAAAGATGCAAAACATCATGTTGACGTCCAAGGGTTTAACGTATATCACAGGAACCGTCTGATAAAG CCTTTCTGGAGAGTGTGGACTGCTGCCGGAAGTGGTGGGCGTGGTGTTATTG GTGTACTTGAGGCTAACTTCATAGAGCCAGCTCATGATAAGCAGGACTTTGAGCGCACAACTCTTCTAGCAAGACTTGAAGCACGTTTAATTCAAATGCAGAAGGATTACTG GTCAGGAAATGCTCATAGGATCGGATATGTTGGGGCACGCTCTTTCCGAAGTTCTGAAACAGGAGAAG AAAACTCTCCTGAAGGCCCGCTAGGACCGCAATCATCACCTGGTCATTCTGGGAAAGGCTATCCAAAACAGCGCAACACTGGTAAAGGATCTAGTAAAACGAACAGGAAATTAAGCACACCTTATAGTATTCAGCAAGCTGAGAAGTCTGCTAGGACTAAGCGATCCACAAAATCAATACTGCATGGGCTATCAGACACAAGTGATGACAGTGATTCTGAGTTCGTTGGCACGCCGTCATTGAGGTCAAAAGCTCATATCCTGAATGCACATAGAAAATATTTCCAGAATGGAAATACTAGTATGGCAACACCTCCGTCCAATGGATCAGCTGAAAAAGAGAGAAGCATAACAAAATCTCAGTTGGTG GAACAAAATGCAGGAAGTAATGGTGATGAACATTCCATTGATGATCTTGAAACTATCAAGCAATTGAGGGAGGAAAACTCATCTTTAAAGGAAAG GTTATCGAGTGTGGAAGAGTCAATGTCACAAGAGCTGATTATGGAACAGGACAAGATCAAATCTTTGACAGAGAGG GTGGAGGATTTGGAGAGACAACTTGAAACTGCAAATAAGGAACAAGAAGCACTGATCGATATCTTTTCAGAAGAAAGAAGTCGGCGGGACGAAGAGGAGGAAAATCTAAAAGAGAAGCTAAAG GAAGCATCTTCCACCATACAAGAGTTGCTGGAGAAATTGAATGCTGCCAAGAAAGGTCAAAAGGTGTGA